One Oncorhynchus keta strain PuntledgeMale-10-30-2019 chromosome 23, Oket_V2, whole genome shotgun sequence DNA segment encodes these proteins:
- the miga1 gene encoding mitoguardin 1, whose translation MTDDSFTGPSTKLSFHLAAIRVINLPHTLYNSLSQVSVSTGTKKVVAATAFGAVSLLFLARHFQRRKGRKKGVQSPQWEQTGTFQFPDLAVHQEKDAYSCQNLSLSLNCKNVYACGLLPNGGPYSKLSVSLQSLASVKSINSSCTCANSSTCWDKPGDEDISNVVNIPVTTPQILYLRGMELFEEALRRWEQALTFSGRPEEEEPDCSSFMLGAGDSTAEESIEDLISAEFVHKLELLLQRAYRLQEDFEGALGVSEPSSHSGSHDKTRVFCRDDLDDVSCLKDSVSMASNDSFMSAAELSEQHRELRSAYVLGSCMAINPFYEEAIQLAEEGKISCRVHRTELLECLGDTDFLAKLHCVRQACQLILCERATRTFLAETGKKILSSIIVKAHKSPKRFEEVFEEMIVFLEHPEHWENTEVELATRGVKHLNFYDIVLDFILMDSFEDLENPPISIQNVVNNRWLNSSFKETAVASSCWSVLKQKRQHMRVHDGFIAHFYSVCEQVSPVLAWGFLGPKTSLHDFCCFFKDQVLFFLKDVFDLEKVRYCSVETLAEDMLHLLHRRSELLLAYLGADSHSLQHINSCVTATPLTTTASPQLHPSALEEAVGSQIYP comes from the exons ATGACCGACGACTCCTTCACTGGCCCCTCCACCAAGCTGTCCTTCCATCTGGCAGCCATCCGCGTGATCAACCTGCCTCATACCCTCTATAACTCCCTCTCACAG GTGAGCGTCAGTACAGGCACTAAGAAAGTAGTTGCTGCTACAGCCTTCGGCGCagtgtctctcctcttcctcgcCCGTCACTTCCAGAGGAGGAAAGGCAGGAAGAAGGGAGTCCAGTCACCCCAGTGGGAGCAGACAGGGACCTTTCAGTTTCCGGACCTGGCAGTTCACCAGGAGAAAG aTGCCTACAGTTGCCAGAACCTCAGCCTGTCTCTCAACTGTAAGAATGTCTACGCCTGTGGCCTTCTGCCCAACGGAGGACCTTACAGCAAGCTGTCTGTGTCACTACAGAGTCTGGCCTCG GTAAAGAGTATCAACTCATCCTGTACCTGCGCTAACAGCTCTACCTGCTGGGACAAACCTGGAGATGAAGACATCTCTAATGTAGTCAACATCCCTGTTACCACGCCTCAAATACTCTACCTCAggg GTATGGAGCTGTTTGAGGAGGCTCTGAGGCGGTGGGAGCAGGCCTTAACCTTTAGTGGCAGaccagaggaggaggagcctgaCTGTTCCTCTTTTATGCTGGGGGCTGGAGACTCCACAGCTGAGGAGAGTATAGAG GACCTGATCAGTGCAGAGTTTGTCCACAAGCTGGAGCTTCTCCTCCAGAGAGCCTACAGACTACAGGAGGATTTTGAAGGAGCTCTGGGCGTCTCTGAACCTTCCTCACACAGCGGCAGCCACG ATAAAACTCGTGTGTTTTGTAGAGATGATCTGGATGATGTGTCCTGTCTCAAAGACTCCGTCAGCATGGCCTCCAACGACTCCTTCATGTCCGCTGCAGAG ttgtcAGAGCAGCACAGGGAGCTGCGTAGTGCCTATGTCCTGGGGTCATGCATGGCTATTAACCCCTTCTATGAGGAGGCCATACAGTTGGCTGAGGAGGGAAAGATCTCCTGCAGAGTACACAG GACTGAGCTGCTGGAGTGTCTTGGGGACACTGACTTCCTGGCCAAGTTACACTGTGTGCGACAGGCCTGTCAA CTGATTCTGTGTGAGAGGGCAACGAGGACGTTTCTGGCCGAAACCGGAAAGAAGATACTGTCTTCCATTATTGTAAAAGCGCATAAG AGCCCGAAGAGGTTTGAAGAAGTGTTTGAGGAGATGATTGTTTTCCTGGAGCACCCGGAACACTGGGAGAACACCGAGGTGGAGCTGGCCACGAGAGGG GTGAAACACCTGAACTTCTATGACATTGTGTTGGACTTCATCCTGATGGACTCATTTGAGGACCTGGAGaatcctcccatctccatccagAACGTTGTCAACAATCGTTGGCTCAACTCGTCCTTCAAAGAGACC GCGGTGGCGTCTAGCTGTTGGTCGGTGCTGAAGCAGAAGAGACAACACATGAGG gtGCATGATGGGTTCATAGCCCACTTCTACTCTGTGTGTGAGCAGgtcagtcctgtcctggcctggggATTCTTAGGGCCCAAGACTTCCCTGCACGACTTCTGCTGCTTCTTCAAG GATCAGGTGCTGTTCTTCCTGAAGGATGTCTTTGACCTGGAGAAGGTGCGTTACTGCAGTGTGGAAACTCTAGCTGAGGACATGCTCCACCTCCTCCATCGCCGGTCTGAGCTGCTGTTGGCCTACCTGGGGGCGGACTCCCACTCCCTGCAGCACATCAACAGCTGCGTCACTGCCACCCCCCTCACCACAACAGCCAGCCCCCAACTCCACCCCTCCGCCCTGGAAGAGGCAGTGGGAAGCCAGATCTACCCCTAG